In Tachysurus vachellii isolate PV-2020 chromosome 24, HZAU_Pvac_v1, whole genome shotgun sequence, the sequence AGCCATAACCAGAAATGTTCTTATGTACATATCATTAtgtacattaatacattaatatatgtatgtatgtatgtatgtattatgtatgtatgtatgtattatgtatgtatgtatgtataaatgtatgtatgtatgtatttatgtatgtgtatatatgtatgtatgtatgtatgtatgtatgtatgtatgtatgtatgtatgtatgtatagtgtcAGCGTGAAAAAAGCAAATTCCAAGGGGAACAACAAAGTGGCTGGGATAGTGTACAGAAACATATGTGCTGAGTATGGGTTAGAAGCCTCCAAATCCCAAGTGGTCTCTGTTTTGAACAGTGAAGATCCTTCAAAGATCCCTTAAACTCCCTGAGTGCCTGAGCTTAAGGAAGACAGCCTTGGACGTTAGAGGGAGAAATGTATATGCACACAATATTCCCTCCAGTGAAGggatattataattatacagcATATAAAAACATCCTATACAATTGCAAGGTTCAAAACTTGTGGAAACAGTTtgggcaataataataataataataataataataataataataataataataataataataataataatatttcttctTGTGGACAGCAGTAGGTAAAGAAATTTGCCGGCAAAACGAATTTACCATCCAATGTGGGAGGATTTGACCATGTTCGTTTAGGACCGCCCCCTTTATTTACTGGCATTTAAATCGACCAATCTTAGCTAGTCTTTGTTTGGTCGCGATGAGTGACTTTGAATCTGCCCAATAGAATTAGAGGATATTGTTGCCTTGAACTTCCGGGAAATGGTATAAGGGTTGAGGCCTACCTACTTAGAGCTGCCGGAGAGAAAGCTGCTCCTGTCTGCAAACAACACACGGTAAATTTGTCTTTGAGTTATTTGTAGCGTTATCTTAAGAGGTCTAAAGATGAAGGATGGTGAATGCTTGTAATTATCCAGTTCGCTCAGTGTTTAATGTAGGACAAGAAGAAACCCCCGCATTTTGGAGTTAGcacgttagctagctagctagctagctttgtGCTTAGCAACGGTGCGGATGTCggctttctgttttttgttgtttgtttgattaataaataatacaaatgggTTCAGGGAGGCGTATAGGTGTTATTTATTCATActggattaattaattagctATCTTGTAGTTTAAGGTGTCATGAGTTAACCCGCTAAACGTTGAATGgagagtttgtttttttcattcattactgAATAACAAATGGTCTACATGTTGAACACATGGCGCCATTATTTCAAATCCTATGTAGTGTACGTGTGTAGGGATTAGTCAGTGGTTTGGGATTCACCCAGGAGAGCTGTGTTTGGTAATGACTGTTTAAAATGCAACCTCAATGCAGATTGCTATTATAccataactaaataataataaatctgaataaCAAATgcataagtaaataataaatttgtgtgtgtgattaatgggCAAACTGAACCCAGTATTAATAAATCCAAAGCTTGGTTGAAAGTCAGTTTGGCGAGGACAGatgatttttataataaaatctcATGTGGTGCTTGtagactgctgtgtgtttaaCTAAATGCCACTGagtaacatttatttctgtgttcCAAAGTAACCATGGCAGAGAACGATGTTGACAACGAGCTCCTGGACTACGAGGAGGATGAGGAACCACAGGTAGCCCCAGAGAGTGCAGTTATACCAGGCAAGAAGGAGGTGAAGGGATCCTATGTGTCCATTCACAGCTCCGGGTTCCGAGACTTCTTGCTGAAACCCGAACTGCTCCGTGCCATCGTCGACTGTGGCTTTGAGCATCCTTCTGAAGGTCAGGGGGATTTTCTTATACAGATATTCATTCAGACATCCTGATTTTGACTGACACTCTTAAATAAGTTCTGCATTTCTTACAGTTCAACACGAATGCATTCCACAAGCTATTCTGGGTATGGACATCCTCTGTCAGGCCAAGTCTGGTATGGGGAAGACGGCAGTGTTTGTGCTTGCCACGCTACAGCAGATTGAGCCTGTGGATggacaggtgagtgtgtgtgtgtgtgtgttcattataaAACCAAGCAGCTGGATGATGTGATGTTTTTGTACCTTGCATGCAGACAGAATTCTACAGCTTCATATGTAGATTGTGAGGGCTTGGCTGCTCATGCAAAACTAGACGCAGTGGTAATTTATGCACAGACGTTGCCAGTCGTGTGCACACAAATTTGGTTTCAGTTTGCTAAAAGAACCAAGACAAAACCACACTGACACCAACttaagtttaaatgtaaatgctcaCACAGGACATTATTTTACAGACTTCTGAGATTACTGTTATGAAGTGAAGGCCAAAATGTGTAGTTAGTAATATGATGAATTTGGCATCCATAGCAAGTCCAACAATGAGCAATGTCAGTGTCTCAGCATTCTCAGTCGCTCATCTTATAACATAATCTATTTAGTCCATGTTAATTTGTGTGTCaaggtgtaaaataaaaacaaattaaaaaaaaaactcttcaggATTTTGGGGGAAATTATTGTAGTTTTTTGCATGTAAAAGGCAAGTTATGAAGATGAATTATCATTATAGAGTAATGTTAAAGAATTTCTACAAGtcttttttggttgtttgtttgttttttcaatcACTGTAAATGCATatatcctcttttttttttttccttcatcagGTCTCTGTGCTGGTCATGTGCCACACTCGTGAGCTCGCATTTCAGATCAGCAAAGAGTACGAGCGGTTCTCCAAGTACATGTCCAATGTGAAGTGCTCAGTGTTTTTCGGAGGCCTGCCAATCAAGAAGGATGAAGATGTGCTGAAGAAGAGCTGCCCTCACATCGTGGTGGGCACACCAGGCCGTATTCTCGCCCTCATCCGCAACAAGACACTCAGTCTCAAAAACATCAAACACTTCGTTCTTGATGAGTGTGACAAGATGCTTGAGCAGCTTGGTGAGTCAACAGTAAGGGACCTTGATTGAGTGAACACATGTTCTTTTGTTAGTGCTTTCTAAAATTGAGCTTTGTGTGTATCTCAGACATGCGACGGGACGTGCAGGATATCTTCAGGCTCACTCCTCATGAGAAGCAGTGCATGATGTTCAGTGCTACGCTCAGCAAAGAGATCCGGCCTGTCTGTCGCAAATTCATGCAAGACGTGAGTGACCAGGCGCTGCTCTTTGTGTTTACTGATGTGTTTActgatgtgtaaatgtttactgATGTGTCGATTAGGAAGGCAATCCCTAATCATCATTAGGGTTTTGTCAGTGTTAATGTCTCAATGATTTTGGATAACAGTTTGTTTGGCTTTGTTCAGTGTAAATCAACCATTTATTTTTGCAGTATTTTACACATAGAACCCTGCACATTGCAATAAGCACTCCAAGAAAATCTTTCTTTCCTAAGGATTTGTTAGCAAGGTTAGCAATTTTTGCAGTTGTGCTATGCTATTTTTGGTCATATTGTGTGTACAGCATTGATTCAGTGCTTTATCGTATCTTTCACTCCTTGACCTGTCTGTTGtggtttattttaagtttttaaaacCTTGTTATAAGGATATACAAGATGATTGACCCAAAGCACATTTCtacttttgttatttaaatgtctCTTTCACTAATAGAAATATTGACAGATCAGGTTTGAGGGTAAAAAAGCTAGATGCTGATTGATTTTAAGGAAGTTCAGTGTAggaccacagacacacacaggtgtttGTGTTCATCCACTTCTTATAGCTTCTAGTTAGTCCTAAAGGAATTGCCAGACATTTCTTCCTAAGCTGGATATCTTTGGCCATACTGCTGTTGAAATTATAAACTGATTAAATTATTTTGaaggttttttgtgttttgtgttttccttCTGTAGCATGCAGTACAGGAAAAtgattaacgtgtgtgtgttttgtgtgtagcCTATGGAGGTGTTTGTGGACGATGAGACAAAGCTGACTCTGCATGGCCTGCAGCAGTATTATTGCAAGTTGAAGGACAGCGAAAAGAATCGCAAACTCTTTGACCTGCTTGATGTCCTTGAGTTCAACCAGGTGTGTAGTCCTTTATTCCTGGTTATGGTGATCATAATTTTTCTACTGTAACGTCAGAGGCTGTTCATATTATATAGTAAAAAAATGCCAGTCTGAAAACAATTAAAGAATTCTTCTGAACACTGAAACTCTTTCTGATCtgaaatgtttgtcttttgtatGCAAGTCAACAAGACAGACTTGGTGTTAAACACACTCTGTTTGTGTGCAGGTCGTCATCTTCGTGAAGTCAGTAGCACGTTGCGTTGCGCTCTCTCAGCTGCTTGTGGAGCAAAACTTTCCTGCCATCGCCATTCACAGAGGCATGGTTCAGGAGGAGAGGTGagacttttctgtttttcactcGTTCCAATGTTTGGGTTTGTTTTAAAGCTTAGCTAAGGGTAATTGCTGCTTTTACCACAGATTGTCACGGTATCAGCAGTTTAAGGATTTCCAGAGGAGGATCCTGGTGGCGACGAACCTGTTTGGCAGGGGGATGGATATTGAGCGTGTCAACATAGTCTTCAACTACGACATGCCTGAAGACTCGGACACTTACCTACACAGGGTGAATATCTGCAAAGCTTTATGAATAATGGATTTTTGCTAATAAAAGCACGTGATACACTAAGAATTTTTACCTGAGCTGAGTGAATCCTTGCTTCCGAGTGAATCCTAATGTGTTACCAATTCTATTAAATCCTACTGGAAAGCTTTTTATATAATGGTCTCTTCTAGTAGATATTATAACATAATGCACTACGTTGGCTCCTTCTCTTTCTGCCAGGTGGCCCGTGCCGGTCGATTTGGGACCAAAGGTTTGGCCGTCACCTTTGTGTCTGACGAGACAGACGCTAAGATCCTTAATGACGTCCAGGACCGCTTTGAAGTGAACGTAGCTGAACTGCCAGAGGAAATCGACATCTCTTCATACAGTAAGAAGCCACACATTAACTctaaaaaatgtgtataaagaTTAAGGATTGTTTCGAGAGAAAATTCGGAATGGCGTATTTGCATGATCATGATGTTTTTACAAACGTGGTGATGAATGCTGGACATACTTTCAGTCCTTGTAGTAATTCAATAATaggaaatgtgtgtaattaccTGTGTTGGGACtgttgtagctttttttttttttttttttttttttattattattatttaatttctgctctctttctgtcttgcaGTTGAACAGTCCAGATGAATTGTTCGTGTAATCCAGTACTGATTGTGGTGCATTTGGCATCTTTGGAtgatggaagagaaagaagacacctccatattttattttgatatgtTGTCAGACCCCCTTTTCACCTTCCCATCAATTTTGTTATAACGTGTatcttaatgtgtttattttattgcaatCTCGGGGGGTACTTttatattttcacttgttaattGTTTATTGGTTTGACAATTAAAaccgttttgtttttgttttttttaaagtcgaATGCCTTTTTGTTCATGTGCATTTTGCTCTTTCTGTGCTGGTTTACCCTGATTCACTTTATAGCAAAGGTGTACCAGCAGGTGGCGCTGTAGATGGTTGTATGGTCTTTCATAGAGTCCACAACAAGGGAAGCAGACATTCAAAAGGCAATAATTAATCTTTATTCTCTTGTGCAGCAACCTTAGCTCCATGTTTAGTACTGTTTTATTCagagtttataatagtgcaacaagacaaaaacattagCTGCCTAAATTGAAAACTATTAACATGAGCAGTACCTTGTAAATAATTtcaattttaacatttatagtaAGTGAATAGATGATTCTAGGTACTCGGTCCTATCAGTCTGGCTGATATCAACCTTGATCTATCAGTGCAAAATTGACATCTTAAAACTGAATATATTAATGATGCATGGAAGTTAGCAGTGAGTGCTCTTGTGTTTcatcaatttgtgtgtgtgtgtgtgtgtgtgtgtgtgtggttcactCACTTTATTCCTGTGTAGCTTCCCCCACCAccctgtttttggttttttcccctccttcATAAATTTCGTTTAATTTTGGtcagaaaataattcattttgtttaacaaCTTCCACGGCCATGTGTCTGGCAGTTGCTTTACATAATCTAATGCTAATAAGTCAGAACCAAAAACTCAATCATGGACACTGGGAAGGTTAAATATCCTTTATGGGGGagtctacagtgtcagtgtATTGAATAGTCGCTAATATTTCTAgtagtttttgttttctgatttcttaGTTAAGTTGCAGGTTTATAGCTACACGACGGGAGAAGTAGAGAGGCTTCTATAACTTAAGTTATAATTCTGATGTAAAAGTAACTCCCTTTCGTTTAGTCAGGCagcatcacaccaccctgtcaatgattattatttcataACTTCACCAACTACTGGCgattttcattatttacttaatgacCTTTTTGtcactttccctttttttttaattaaacatattgtctttttttagtctatttttttaatcctacaACAGTTATCAACAGTAATCGCTTGTGCAAATATTTTACAAGCTTAACTTTTTCTTACAGAATACTTAAATAATTTTTAGAACTAAAAAATATGCTAAACTTATTGAGCACTATACAGGTAACACCAGTACACCTGCTTATTTATACAATTATCTTGTCGGCCAATCATGGGGCAGCAGCGCAGTGTGTAAAATGGTTGCAGATGCAGACCATCGGCACTGTAACGTACAAATTTAATCCCAGTGACTTTGATCATGGCATCATTGCTGGTTGTGAGTATTTTATAAATTTCagatctgggattttcacacacaacaggacAGCTAAACATCTGTCTGAGTCTGAACACTATAGCCTTATATTCCTGTTCTTGTCTGACAGAAGTAGAACCTGATGTGATCTGATCTTGTAGCCCATTCAACACAAGATTTGTGATTTGAGATTCATCTCAACACTTTTTGTAGAGTGATATttgagtttgttttttgtaccattctgtataaactctactGACTGTGATCACGTTATTTCTCCGTTCTGATGTTTGTTGTTAACTGAAGCCCCTATCACGATGGtatacattgtgctgctgcGATACAAACGTCCGATTAGATCGTTGCATGAATATGTCGGTGTACAGCTGTCCCTAATAAAGTGAGTCTATATGCAATAAAATGTTGCATCCATTCATACTTGCTGACCAGCAGAACTCTCAAccaaaaatgcaaaacaaaaaggGTCGGTAATCTGTGTATATACCTTCACTGGGGTCAGCAGTGTTCTGTGTGGTATAAAGTAGACTTAAATATTCTCATTTCAGTGCAGGTGTGCTGTGCACTGTCGTCACGATACGGTCAAATTATGTCGTATCAAGTCTTCACAGCTTCACAGAAATTTAGTCAATGAACTTGTGCGTGTCTCCATAAAGCCACTTCTGAGGCGGCATGGCTGCTTCGTTCAGGTGCGCACAGTCTTGTCCACACTTGCAGGAGTGAATGAACATGACCGCTTTGTCGAAACGCCCTCCTCCAGGGCACCAGAAAGGCACCGATGCGGTACGTGTGCGCCGTGGCACGCAGCACCGCCCATCAGTGCACAAGCCACAGTAATTCAGCTGGTAAACTTTGACGCTACGGCAGCCTGCGTAGGACAGCTGAGTAGGTTTGCTTGACTTTTGCATGCGTGTGCACTTCTTCCCTTTCTGAAAATGGACAGAAAATGAAGGGAAacggaaagaagaggaaaaatgtATGATGgggaaaaattaaaaagaaagaaggaatcgTGTTAAAATGCCTAAATCGTAACTGACAAATGTAaacatgtgaaaaaaatgtatgagtTACAACCCATGAATATGAGCATTAAAACATGATGGTGCATTTCACAATGTTGTGCACTTAAACTGAAACATTATGTTAATCATGTGAGAAAAttaagtgaaagagaaaaacataaagtgtgaaaaaataaCTATACATGCACAACACACCGAGGTTCCCTACGTCTGACGTCTAAAAAGCACACGTGTAATttcatatgtaaatatttacacagtAATATCACGTGACTGTTCTGTAGGGGATTAGCTTCAGGTTGTTAGGATGTAATAAAATACCTTGGGAAGAGCAGCCAGCGGGCTGCAGGGTCGTATGTTGCACAGGCGAGTCTCTCTCTCCAGTTTGCATTGTGCGTTGCCATTGGTTACTCGAGAGGATATCCCCATGCCACAACTACTCGAACATGGAGACCAATCAGTCGTCTGGATCACACACCTAGAATGAACACTGGCCCATAGGtctgagaaaaagaagaggggaaaaaaggttatacataataaaaacaatatactgAATATGCAGCATCTAGGATTAGGCTCTGGTTCAAAAGATGGATGACAAGGTAGAAGCTGctcaaatttattattattttttttttttactgagccTTTGCATAGAAAACCAGGGTCACTGTGGTGCTCAGGCATTTGTGATATATGGACATTATGTATAACTACATAAACTACACAAACTCCcctataaaatattattttatttatgttatttgtaatatattttacaatagAATTGGAGTTACATTGGGTTTAAAGACCACATTTTTCATAATTGAATGTTGAACAGAAGTTCCATAAATGCTGATTTTCAATGCATTTGTACATAAATGATATTCTGGTGAATGCCAATCACCTGTAAATTACCAAACACATACAGGGCACAGCTAATTACTCTTCACTAATTACTAtaccaataaaaaaatacataatcatCAGGACCAGGACAGAACAAATGTAGTTATAATAATATGTCTAGCTAACTAGCCCAGTATTGGACATCCATGGATGGCTGTAGTCAGTTGGTGCTCACTGGGGTTGATTGGAGCTTTTTAAAAAGATCCAACTTTAAACCTTTTAGAAAAGAGCAACCCTTTGTTTAACCTCCTTGCATCAAAAAGGAGATACAGGAACATGcgcaccagaaccagcaggttcagggacaacttttttccatccaccatcacactactgaactctacactacaccgacctctacactacacagtgtacaattatacacacaatgtacatatcacatattgtattttttttctcctcatcctccacaCATATTGTGCtttacatacatctgcactatttcatttatgtgtatcttatagccttta encodes:
- the ddx39aa gene encoding DEAD (Asp-Glu-Ala-Asp) box polypeptide 39Aa — encoded protein: MAENDVDNELLDYEEDEEPQVAPESAVIPGKKEVKGSYVSIHSSGFRDFLLKPELLRAIVDCGFEHPSEVQHECIPQAILGMDILCQAKSGMGKTAVFVLATLQQIEPVDGQVSVLVMCHTRELAFQISKEYERFSKYMSNVKCSVFFGGLPIKKDEDVLKKSCPHIVVGTPGRILALIRNKTLSLKNIKHFVLDECDKMLEQLDMRRDVQDIFRLTPHEKQCMMFSATLSKEIRPVCRKFMQDPMEVFVDDETKLTLHGLQQYYCKLKDSEKNRKLFDLLDVLEFNQVVIFVKSVARCVALSQLLVEQNFPAIAIHRGMVQEERLSRYQQFKDFQRRILVATNLFGRGMDIERVNIVFNYDMPEDSDTYLHRVARAGRFGTKGLAVTFVSDETDAKILNDVQDRFEVNVAELPEEIDISSYIEQSR